The following is a genomic window from Thermococcus sp. CX2.
TGACCAATTACCCCGAGGCCGAGATACTCAGGAGAATCGCCGAGAGGATCGTCGGGTTCCTGGGAGGTGGTGAGTGATGCAGCTCGTAATTGCGAGTGGCAAGGGCGGCGTTGGAAAGAGCACCGTAACTGCTTCGCTCCTCTACCTTCTGAAGGATGAATACAACTTCGTGGCTGTGGATGCGGACGCAGATGCGCCGAACCTCGACCTCCTTCTTGGCGTCGAGCGCTGGGAAGAGGAGAGGGAGCTAGTTGGAGCAAAGGTTGCGCACATCAATCAGGACAGCTGCATCCACTGCGGCATCTGCTATGAGAGGTGTCCCTACGACTGCATTAAGTTCGTAGACGGCAACTACGTCGTGAGCGAGCTCACCTGTGAGGGCTGCAACGTCTGCGGGCTTGTCTGTCCAGTGCCAGGAACCATAACCCTCGAGGAAGTCCGCTCAGGTATCGTACGCAAGACCACAACACCCTATGGTTTTCCGCTCATCTCTGCCCAGCTCGACGTTGGAAGGCCGAACAGCGGTAAGCTGGTAACCGAAGAGAAGGAGTGGGCCAAGAAGCTCATGGCCGAGCTCGACCTGGAGCACATGATAGTGGACAGCGCAGCGGGAATAGGCTGTCAGGTTATAGCGAGCATCGGCGGTGCAGATTTGACAATACTCATTGCCGAGCCGACGCCAGCATCTCTCAGCGACGTTCAGAGGGCTTACAGGGTCGTCCAGCACTTCAGGCAGCCGGCTTACCTCATAATCAACAAGGCCGACTTCAACCCTGGATTCAAAGCCCTCCACGAGTGGGCAGAGAGCGAGGGAATTCCGATACTCGGCGAGGTTCCCTATGACAGGGCGATACCGAGGAGCATGGCGATGCTTAAGCCTGTCGTAGAGGTCTTCCCAGACTCAAAGGCATCCCAGGCGATAAAAGAAATTGCCGAGAGGGTTAAGGTTGAAATACTGAAATGAATCCACAGTTTCGGAATTCCCTCTTCCCATTTCTTATCCTTGTTGAGCTCGTGCGCGGGCTGGTTCTGTAACCTTCCGCATAGTTTGTGGCAAAGGCAACCCAAACCTTAAAAGCCTCCCACCCAAATCCAATCGGTGGTGCGAAATGGCGGAGAGAAACGAGCAGCTCGAAAGGCTCGCTTACGAGTACCAGCTCCTGCAGGCTCAGGCTCAGCTTTTAGCCCAGAACCTCGAGCTCCTAACCCTCGGAAGGAACGAGTTCCAGGTGGTAAAAGAGACCCTTGAGGAGCTCAAGAAGGTTGAAGACGAGAAGCCTGAAATCCTCGTGCCAATTGGTGCTGGCTCCTTCCTCAGGGGAATGATAGTGGATAAGAACAACGCGATAGTCAGCGTTGGCTCGGGCTACGCTATCGAAAAGAGCCTCGACGACGCTATAGCCTACCTCGAGGCCCGCATAAAGGAGTACGACGAGGCGATAAGGAAGACCCAGGAGGGTCTTCAGAGGCTTGAGGGCCAGCTCCAGGAG
Proteins encoded in this region:
- the pfdA gene encoding prefoldin subunit alpha, which produces MAERNEQLERLAYEYQLLQAQAQLLAQNLELLTLGRNEFQVVKETLEELKKVEDEKPEILVPIGAGSFLRGMIVDKNNAIVSVGSGYAIEKSLDDAIAYLEARIKEYDEAIRKTQEGLQRLEGQLQELAQKAQKLQQEAAMGFSLKK
- a CDS encoding P-loop NTPase; translated protein: MQLVIASGKGGVGKSTVTASLLYLLKDEYNFVAVDADADAPNLDLLLGVERWEEERELVGAKVAHINQDSCIHCGICYERCPYDCIKFVDGNYVVSELTCEGCNVCGLVCPVPGTITLEEVRSGIVRKTTTPYGFPLISAQLDVGRPNSGKLVTEEKEWAKKLMAELDLEHMIVDSAAGIGCQVIASIGGADLTILIAEPTPASLSDVQRAYRVVQHFRQPAYLIINKADFNPGFKALHEWAESEGIPILGEVPYDRAIPRSMAMLKPVVEVFPDSKASQAIKEIAERVKVEILK